The region ATCCCAGAATTCTCATCGAAGTGACCATGACATAGGACTTTCCATCTCGAATTAGTTTCTTGAATGAATTTGATCAAGAAGTAGACATCTTCATGGAATATGAATGGAAGCCCACTGTATGTACGAATTGCTCTGGTCTAGGACACGAAGCTCATGTTTGCAGGAAGAGTAAGACTGTTAAGCAAGAATGGATTCCTAAACAGAAGGTCTCATCACCTATTGTAAGCAAAGTTAATGTAGATACAGATGGTTTTCAATCAGTTACCAAGGGAATCAAGAAACAGGAACCTAATGCCATCCAAACGAGTGTGAAGAATAAATTTTGCCTACTAGAGGGGGACCCTGAGATGGAGCTTTTACAGAGGAGTAATACAGTAAGAGAGGGGGGAGGACCCTCTGTACTAGATGGATAGAATCCTAACTTGGAATGTACTAGGGATTAACAGTCAACATAAGCACAAGGAGATTAAACACTTAATTCTGTCAAAGAAGGTTGGCTTGGTTAGTCTACTCAAGACGAAAGTGAAGAATAAAAATATGGGGTCTCTTTACACAAATCTATTTTCTGGGTGGTGTTTCACTAATAATAACCCTTGGATTGATAAGGGTAGGATAATAATTGCTTGGAATCCGAGAGCCTTCTCTTTGGATATCAAGTTATGTACTACACAATTAATTTACTGTCAAGTACAGGTCCCTAATCGAACATGAAGGTTCTTGATTACCTTTGTATATGGTTATAATGATGCAGCCTCTAGGGAGATCCTATGGAACGACTTACAAGGATTGGCTGTGGATATATCTGTCCCTTGGATGGTGGTAGGAGACTTCAATGAGATTCTTTCATTGCATGATAGAATTGGCAAAAAAAGCACCATGAAGATATCAAGCAAATTTTCAGAATGTTTGACAACTTGCCATTTGGAAGATTTGAAATTTTCTGGCTGCTTCTATACTTGGAATAATAAGCAGAGAGCAGATGAGAGGGTTTATTCCAAGATTGATAGAGCTTTAGTTAACTCAAAATGGACTGATCATTTCCCTAACTCAGAGGCTGTGTTCTTGCCAGAAGGGATATTTGATCACAGTCCAATTCTTGTTCATGTCACTTTGGAAATGCACTTGGAAAAGAAGCCATTTAGATATTTTCGGATGTGGAAAGAAGCACCCTGTTATGAAAATAAACTCCAGACCAGTTGGAACTTATCAGTTAATGGTACTCCAATGTTCCAATTAGTATCAAAACTAAAAAGGCTGAAACAGGTGCTAGTGAGAATAAATAGAGAGGGTTTTTCTGATATTCAACAGATAGAATTTAAGGCGGGACTTGTATTGAAGGAGCTTCAGGAACAATTGCAAAAAGATCCCTTAAATGATAGGTTGATTTCTTAGGAGCAAGTGATTAGAGAACAGTATATGCATTACCATAAAGCTTACATGAGTTTCTTAGCTCAAAAAGCTAAAGCTTCTTGGATGGCTAATGGTGATGAAAATACTCACATCTTTCATGCTTCCCTTAAGGCAAGGAGAATACAGAACAGAATTTTTTCCATCAGGAATGAGGCAAGGATTTGGGTAGACTCTCCTATAAATATAACAAAGGCCTTTTTGGATTATTATAAAGGCTTGTTGGGGACAGTAATGGTGCACAGGAAGAAGGTGTCTTGGTCAATCATGAAGCTCGGACCAGTTCTAAATGCAGCTCTCATTCAGACTCTTTCAACAGATTTCTCAGCTCAGGAGGTTAAGAACGTGATATTTGCAATTCCAGGATTGAAAGCCCCAGGCCCAGATGGATATAGTAGTTACTTTTACCAAGATAATTAGGATTTGGTGGGTTTAGAGGTTACTACAACTGTGTTATCCTTCCTTACTTCAGGTAAACTACTTAGGGAAATTAATAACACAACAATTACACTCATTCCCAAGCATATTTGCCCTGATTCTGTGTGTGATTTCAGACCTATTTCCTGTTGTAATGTTATATATAAAGCTGCCTCCAAATTGATTTGCTCAAGGATCCGGAAATTGCTACCTGAAATAATTGCAGAAAATCAAGGGGGATTTGTTCATGGTAGATATATAGCTTACAATATCATGATATGTCAAGATTTAGTTCGGCATTATGGGAGGCAAAGTGGGCTCAACGAAACACTCAGTGTAagcttcttttctttattttattttaatcgaCCAACATTTCCTTTTGTTAATACTAACAGCTTTATTTCTTTACCGTTCGCAGGCTCTTCTGACCATGACTAACGGTTGGCGCCGTGTCGAGGAGATTGGCTCGAAACATGCTGAGGAGATCAAATCATAGAAGGCCAAAGTCGAAGCATTGGAGGGCAAAGTCAAAGTAGCAGAGGACAACACTGCTGCTTTGATTGAGGAGCTGAAGAAGAGCAAGGAAGATCTGGCTAAGGCTATTGCTGCCAAGAAAAAATACAAGGAAGCTTCTAAGACCAACTTTAAGGAGGCAGTCAAGATGCAAGAAGAACCGGTCGCGAGCATGAAGGAGGCCACCTGACTGGAGGATCGGGTTAAGCTGCTCGAAGAGAAGAATGCCAGTGACTTGGAGAGGTTCCAAGGAGCCACCTTCAATTGTTTTTATATGTTCTCGAAGAGCAATCAAGGTGCGAACTTTGATTATCTTCCTGAGCAGGTAAAACAAGTTGAACTTGCCAAGTGTACTGCTTGCCTGGAGGAGGAGAAGAATGCCCCAGAGTCTCCTGAAATTTCTTTGGCGATAGGTGTCGATGGAGCCAAAGAGGAAGCTGGAACCACCATCGACCAGCAACCTCAGTAGGACCCCCCTGTAGCTGCACAATAGACATACTTTTTTATATGTAACTAGAACACTCGAACAGTTTGTTCGAGATGTTAAGACAATTTTCTTCCTAAGGcacttttatttacttttaatatttttaattacatccgagcagcaaatgctcgcagtgtaaagatatttcattttaatattacaacttttattataatatctattcgtatgaccgaacctagcatatcactttattatttcacaaaatctgccaatttaaaaaaaaaatactctaagtgttgtagtatgctttcccttattttgctcttGTGTTtccatatgtttataatatgctttgctcgcttagtatcttatcttccccccaagtgatcaaggagttTAAGCTTCTTCTTGACCAATACATGCTTTGCCATTGACCAATACATGTTCAAACATTATTGCTTGTGTACTTATAAACAATCGATGAAAAtgtagcaaaacaacacacataatgagcagatacttgtaataaatacaataattggtaggaataactggctgcgcacatttcattttatttctcgtaaaaaaatggacaaaaatttgtgtatgtacgagtgatcaaaaattgatcttacagcCCTGGTTGTGTGTCTCGGCGCCTGTAAGGCTgtgtcgcggcgctaggccattttcagggcccttgattttgtatttttagggcataggcccaggggctcgggggacgatttcaccccccgtgtgggggaattggaggtcccgagagcacgggattggtcccaggattctattatggaatcgaatagtaatgagaatgttatttgtggATTGTGACAAGGTTACCACTAGGGCTCAGGAGAGGATCATTCTTGGGGGGTTGTGCTTGCTTGCTTATTCGCTTGCTTATTcaagaaaattgcacctgatgcgtgatatatgtgattagggcttggcctcaTTGTGGAATGTAATATGATTAAGGTGTGGCCCCATTGTTGACTGTATTATGATTTGGGCTCGGCCCAGTTATCAAATGTATTATGATTTCGGCTCGGCCCAGTTATCAAATGTATTATTGTTAGAGCTCGGCCCAATTatcaaatgtattatgattagggctcagcctagttattaaatgtgttatgattagggttcggcccagttgttaaatgtattatgattggggcttggcccaactgttaaatgtaatatgattggggcccggcccaactgttaaatgtattatgattggggcttcgcccaactgttaaatgtaatatgattggggctt is a window of Humulus lupulus chromosome 4, drHumLupu1.1, whole genome shotgun sequence DNA encoding:
- the LOC133832068 gene encoding uncharacterized protein LOC133832068, whose amino-acid sequence is MEYEWKPTVCTNCSGLGHEAHVCRKSKTVKQEWIPKQKVSSPIVSKVNVDTDGFQSVTKGIKKQEPNAIQTSVKNKFCLLEGDPEMELLQRTSREILWNDLQGLAVDISVPWMVVGDFNEILSLHDRIGKKSTMKISSKFSECLTTCHLEDLKFSGCFYTWNNKQRADERVYSKIDRALVNSKWTDHFPNSEAVFLPEGIFDHSPILVHVTLEMHLEKKPFRYFRMWKEAPCYENKLQTSWNLSVNGTPMFQLVSKLKRLKQVLVRINREGFSDIQQIEFKAGLVLKELQEQLQKDPLNDRLIS